From the genome of Primulina eburnea isolate SZY01 chromosome 12, ASM2296580v1, whole genome shotgun sequence, one region includes:
- the LOC140808375 gene encoding binding partner of ACD11 1-like isoform X1 produces the protein MSITTVKVCNLSLGASERDVKEFFSFSGDIHYVEMRSDTERSQIAFVTFKDAQGAETAVLLSGATIVDMTVTVTLDPDYTLPPAASAPPQPSDKKTEGGPESALRKAEDVVSSMLAKGYNLGKESVNKAKAFDEKHKLTSTASAKVASFDKKTGLSEKISIGTSIVNDKVREVDEKLQVSEKAKSAFTAAEQTVSSAGSAILKNRYVLTGATWVTGAFNKVTKAVGEVGQMTKEKVGNAEDDRRRNMADDFTQVHSPESRKVSDSGEQQPSKPAPAQGLIL, from the exons ATGTCG ATAACAACTGTCAAGGTCTGCAATCTCTCTCTGGGAGCATCTGAACGTGATGTCAAAGAGTTCTTTTCTTTCTCTGGTGATATTCATTATGTTGAAATGCGAAG TGATACAGAGCGATCACAAATCGCTTTTGTGACCTTCAAGGATGCACAAGGAGCAGAGACAGCGGTTCTTCTTTCG GGGGCTACAATCGTTGATATGACTGTAACAGTTACTCTGGATCCAGATTACACGCTTCCTCCGGCTGCTTCTGCACCACCTCAG CCATCTGATAAGAAAACTGAAGGTGGTCCCGAATCTGCTTTGCGAAAGGCTGAGGATGTTGTTAGCAGCATGCTTGCGAAGGGTTATAACTTAGGCAAAGAGTCTGTTAACAAAGCAAAGGCATTTGATGAGAAGCATAAATTGACTTCTACAGCCAGTGCTAAAGTCGCTTCATTTGATAAGAAGACCGGACTTTCTGAGAAGATAAGTATTGGTACATCAATAGTTAATGATAAAGTTAGGGAAGTAGATGAGAAACTCCAAGTTTCTGAGAAAGCAAAATCTGCTTTTACCGCTGCTGAGCAAACCGTTAGCAGTGCTGGATCTGCCATTTTGAAGAACAGGTACGTGCTTACTGGTGCTACATGGGTGACAGGCGCTTTCAACAAAGTCACTAAAGCAGTGGGCGAAGTAGGCCAAATGACCAAGGAGAAAGTGGGAAATGCTGAAGATGATCGAAGAAGAAACATGGCAGATGACTTTACTCAAGTTCATTCACCTGAGTCGCGTAAAGTCTCTGATTCTGGTGAGCAACAGCCTTCCAAACCTGCTCCAGCACAAGGTTTAATCCTCTGA
- the LOC140808375 gene encoding binding partner of ACD11 1-like isoform X2, with translation MRSDTERSQIAFVTFKDAQGAETAVLLSGATIVDMTVTVTLDPDYTLPPAASAPPQPSDKKTEGGPESALRKAEDVVSSMLAKGYNLGKESVNKAKAFDEKHKLTSTASAKVASFDKKTGLSEKISIGTSIVNDKVREVDEKLQVSEKAKSAFTAAEQTVSSAGSAILKNRYVLTGATWVTGAFNKVTKAVGEVGQMTKEKVGNAEDDRRRNMADDFTQVHSPESRKVSDSGEQQPSKPAPAQGLIL, from the exons ATGCGAAG TGATACAGAGCGATCACAAATCGCTTTTGTGACCTTCAAGGATGCACAAGGAGCAGAGACAGCGGTTCTTCTTTCG GGGGCTACAATCGTTGATATGACTGTAACAGTTACTCTGGATCCAGATTACACGCTTCCTCCGGCTGCTTCTGCACCACCTCAG CCATCTGATAAGAAAACTGAAGGTGGTCCCGAATCTGCTTTGCGAAAGGCTGAGGATGTTGTTAGCAGCATGCTTGCGAAGGGTTATAACTTAGGCAAAGAGTCTGTTAACAAAGCAAAGGCATTTGATGAGAAGCATAAATTGACTTCTACAGCCAGTGCTAAAGTCGCTTCATTTGATAAGAAGACCGGACTTTCTGAGAAGATAAGTATTGGTACATCAATAGTTAATGATAAAGTTAGGGAAGTAGATGAGAAACTCCAAGTTTCTGAGAAAGCAAAATCTGCTTTTACCGCTGCTGAGCAAACCGTTAGCAGTGCTGGATCTGCCATTTTGAAGAACAGGTACGTGCTTACTGGTGCTACATGGGTGACAGGCGCTTTCAACAAAGTCACTAAAGCAGTGGGCGAAGTAGGCCAAATGACCAAGGAGAAAGTGGGAAATGCTGAAGATGATCGAAGAAGAAACATGGCAGATGACTTTACTCAAGTTCATTCACCTGAGTCGCGTAAAGTCTCTGATTCTGGTGAGCAACAGCCTTCCAAACCTGCTCCAGCACAAGGTTTAATCCTCTGA
- the LOC140808372 gene encoding uncharacterized protein, giving the protein MAMQAGIGMSRILFIVGAGYTGTILMRNGKLSDILGELQNLVKGLEKSGESEGDSDAVASQVRRLAMEVRQLASSRQITVLNGSSGQSNLTALIVPAAALGAVGYGYMWWKGLSFSDLMYVTKQSMANAVSNLTKHLDHVTEALAAAKRHLTQRIENLDGKLDEQVEISKLIRNEVNDVRGDVSQIGFDLDELQRMVSGLDGKLLSLEGKQDLANAGVMYLCSIVNGRKMKIPDLLQDQFKISGNSAPSLMGLKEIADSLASGNNLLTDGNVQEDSDKIPRTFLRTASSKC; this is encoded by the exons ATGGCTATGCAAGCTGGGATAGGGATGTCGAGGATACTCTTCATCGTTGGAGCAG GTTATACGGGAACGATACTGATGAGGAACGGGAAATTATCAGATATATTGGGTGAACTTCAG AATCTAGTTAAGGGGCTGGAGAAATCAGGGGAATCAGAAGGGGATTCTGATGCAGTTGCTAGCCAG GTTCGTAGGCTAGCCATGGAGGTTCGGCAACTGGCCTCGTCTAGGCAGATTACTGTTCTTAATGGAAGTTCTGGACAAA GTAACTTAACAGCTCTAATAGTGCCAGCAGCTGCTTTGGGAGCTGTGGGTTACGGATATATGTGGTGGAAG GGTCTTTCATTCTCAGACTTGATGTATGTAACCAAACAAAGTATGGCAAATGCTGTTTCCAACTTGACAAAACACTTAGATCATGTGACGGAGGCCCTTGCA GCGGCCAAAAGACACTTGACACAGAGAATCGAGAACTTGGATGGGAAACTGGATGAGCAAGTAGAGATATCCAAATTAATTAGGAATGAG GTTAATGATGTACGTGGAGATGTTTCTCAAATTGGGTTTGATTTGGATGAATTGCAGAGGATGGTTTCTGGTTTG GATGGCAAGTTACTCTCGTTGGAAGGCAAACAG GACCTTGCAAATGCTGGGGTTATGTACCTGTGTAGCATTGTCAATGGAAGAAAGATGAAAATACCTGATTTGCTTCAG GATCAGTTTAAAATTTCTGGAAACTCAGCCCCAAGTCTAATG GGTCTCAAGGAGATTGCAGATTCTCTGGCTTCTGGAAATAATTTGTTGACCGATGGAAATGTGCAAGAGGACTCTGATAAGATTCCTCGAACCTTTTTGag GACGGCTTCAAGCAAGTGTTGA
- the LOC140807327 gene encoding osmotin-like protein has product MANFLSSIVFLFIFLTLGNATYSGLILTVVNNCPFTIWPAIQPNAGHPVLERGGFALNSLTHRSFPAPTAHWSGRIWARTQCTHANGHFSCETGDCGGRLECQGSGGAAPASLAQFSLHHGHTDLSSYAVSLVDGFNLPMTVTPHEGKGQCPVVGCRSDLLATCPHGLQLRASHGKVVGCKSGCAAFGTDELCCRHHYNSPQTCRASSYSEFFKHACPATFTYAHDSPSLMHECSAPRELKVIFCH; this is encoded by the coding sequence ATGGCCAACTTTCTCTCTTCCATCGTTTTCCTCTTCATCTTCTTGACCTTGGGCAATGCCACGTACTCCGGCCTCATTTTAACAGTCGTAAACAACTGTCCCTTCACTATTTGGCCCGCCATCCAGCCCAACGCCGGCCACCCCGTTCTTGAGCGCGGTGGTTTCGCCCTCAACAGCCTCACCCACCGCTCTTTCCCAGCTCCCACCGCCCACTGGTCCGGCCGTATCTGGGCCCGCACCCAGTGCACCCACGCGAACGGACACTTCTCCTGTGAAACAGGTGATTGCGGTGGCCGCTTAGAATGTCAAGGATCCGGCGGCGCCGCCCCCGCGTCCCTGGCTCAATTCTCTCTCCACCACGGCCACACTGACCTCTCCTCCTACGCTGTCAGCCTCGTGGATGGCTTCAACCTACCCATGACCGTGACTCCGCACGAAGGTAAGGGACAATGCCCCGTGGTGGGCTGTCGGTCTGACTTGCTCGCAACCTGTCCTCATGGACTGCAGTTAAGAGCTTCGCATGGGAAAGTTGTGGGGTGTAAGAGCGGCTGCGCGGCCTTCGGGACAGATGAGCTTTGTTGCCGCCATCATTACAACAGCCCACAGACATGCCGTGCGTCGAGTTACTCGGAGTTCTTCAAGCATGCTTGCCCAGCTACATTCACGTACGCGCATGACAGTCCGTCTCTGATGCATGAGTGCTCCGCTCCACGCGAACTCAAAGTCATTTTCTGCCATTAA
- the LOC140807935 gene encoding uncharacterized protein, with amino-acid sequence MFAEEHVARQEREENVEGSQSRVEETRSLPSEENPEMWKEIQMLRQQLGSRAPTPKRGSPFSLAILEERLPPNFRQSNVGEYDGHTDPEEHLGRFENAALLHHYSDGVRCRVFLGTLVRSAQQWFNTLQASSIRSFEDFSAAFLHRFASSKRHQKNYLSLFGMKQQESETLREFVQCFNSAALEIPAATPNIMISAFTQGLRGGEFFKSLVKKPPSSYDDLLARAEKYVNLEDAQRYRRMENRPGGSRVEGAEKGGRKRGAGEREEDRTRSRRQFSSHVPLDRNRDEVMEVREPAGRWEKSRRVGCSARLPSRDRREGSSSRSRQRTRSPPRRGRGPPWINQRIEEQRGEDQCQDVPQELVEPRMGTNEDNHPTRGIIHMISGGATDGDSGRAWKAHGRRLENFEISRGSDLPQDPVISFGPEDLRDVVTPHNDALVVTVTIANYDVARIFIDNGSSVNVLFKSTLDQMKMEGFEFEPVSTPLYGFAGHAIPPLGQIVLPLSLGHEPRRVTKMTTFTVVDSPSAYNGILGRPALKDFRAVASTYHQKLKFPVGKEVGVLCGDQRAARRCYEGIVREDGKRARVEVHMIKRGRSE; translated from the coding sequence ATGTTTGCAGAAGAGCATGTCGCTCGCCAGGAGCGAGAGGAGAATGTGGAGGGCAGTCAGAGTAGGGTGGAGGAGACGCGATCCCTCCCAAGTGAGGAGAATCCGGAGATGTGGAAGGAAATACAGATGTTGAGACAGCAGTTGGGGAGCAGAGCGCCGACACCCAAGAGAGGAAGTCCTTTTTCACTAGCCATTTTAGAAGAAAGACTTCCTCCAAATTTTCGACAGTCGAATGTGGGagagtacgatggacatactgaccctgaggaacacttggggagGTTTGAGAATGCGGCTCTGTTGCACCACTATTCGGATGGAGTCAGGTGCAGGGTGTTTCTGGGTACGTTGGTGAGATCAGCCCAGCAGTGGTTTAACACTTTGCAGGCCAGCTCTATACGTTCTTTTGAGGACTTCTCAGCTGCCTTCTTGCACCGATTTGCTAGCAGCAAGAggcaccagaaaaattatttgagccTGTTCGGGATGAAACAGCAAGAGAGTGAAACTTTGCGAGAATTTGTCCAATGTTTTAACAGTGCAGCGCTGGAAATACCAGCGGCCACCCCTAacatcatgataagtgccttCACACAAGGACTGAGGGGAGGGGAGTTTTTCAAGTCGTTGGTCAAGAAGCCTCCGTCGAGCTATGATGATCTGTTGGCTAGAGCTGAGAAATATGTAAACTTGGAAGATGCCCAACGGTACAGAAGGATGGAGAATCGACCCGGAGGAAGTAGAGTTGAGGGAGCGGAGAAAGGAGGAAGGAAGAGGGGTGCGGGGGAAAGAGAGGAAGACAGAACTAGAAGTAGAAGACAATTCTCATCCCATGTTCCTCTGGATAGGAATCGGGACGAGGTGATGGAGGTGAGGGAGCCCGCGGGGAGGTGGGAGAAGTCGCGAAGGGTTGGGTGCAGTGCTAGATTGCCTTCACGGGATAGACGAGAAGGATCCTCATCCAGGAGTCGACAAAGGACTCGCTCGCCCCCTAGGCGTGGTCGAGGCCCTCCATGGATAAATCAGAGGATCGAGGAGCAGAGAGGGGAAGATCAATGTCAAGATGTCCCTCAGGAGCTCGTCGAACCGAGGATGGGAACGAATGAGGATAACCACCCTACGAGAGGAATtattcatatgatctcggggggtGCTACTGACGGAGATTCCGGGAGAGCTTGGAAAGCGCATGGGAGGAGGCTGGAAAACTTTGAAATATCTAGAGGTTCAGACTTACCACAAGACCCCGTCATCAGCTTTGGGCCGGAAGACCTCCGAGATGTTGTGACTCCACATAATGATGCCTTGGTGGTAACGGTCACCATTGCCAATTATGATGTAGCGAGaatatttattgataatggaagctcCGTGAACGTCTTGTTCAAGAGCACGTTGGATCAAATGAAGATGGAAGGATTTGAGTTTGAGCCGGTATCCACCCCGCTGTATGGATTTGCAGGACATGCCATCCCACCGCTCGGTCAGATTGTCCTTCCTCTATCTTTGGGACATGAGCCTCGGCGGGTAACAAAAATGACAACATTTACTGTGGTGGACAGCCCATCCGCTTACAATGGAATTCTGGGGCGACCAGCCCTAAAGGACTTCAGAGCTGTAGCGTCCACGTATCATCAGAAGTTGAAGTTTCCTGTGGGGAAGGAGGTTGGAGTTTTATGCGGGGATCAGAGAGCCGCGCGTCGATGTTATGAGGGGATAGTGAGGGAGGATGGGAAAAGAGCGCGTGTAGAGGTTCACATGATTAAGAGAGGAAGAAGTGAGTGA